The genomic window ACGTATTCCAAGAtcactaaagaaaaaaaaaccatttagCCAATACCAAGACATCAAATTTCATCTCCACTTATGCTAATAAACTTACTTTTATTATACTGAACCTAAATGTTGAGTATTGTGAGAATTGAGAATGCCAAGGACATGTTATCACCCCAGACATTACAAAAACAGGAGAATGTTTACCTTCTTGACCTTCCGGCAAAGCAATGAACCAACACATTGCCCCCTGCTCTTTTAGCTTCGTCAATAAAATTGAAACATTCATCAAAGTACTCCTCTAAATTGGTGTCCGGGCTGTCAAGTACTAGTGCCAACCACAATCACAGGATTCAGTCTTAAAATCATCTAGAAGAATAAATTTCACATTACACCTAGCTTACAAACTAGCATACTATTATAATACGAATCAATAGGATGAAATTGTAATAAGAACCAATAGGATGAAATTGTAGCATTGAGATTCTCTGTGAGACATGGAtcacaaaattaaaaagagaaacttgacattaaaaaaagaaaagaaaagattcaaacGAGTCAATAATTTAGAAGAAGGCAAAATAATGTACACAAACCATCTTACAAACATCGGTTTCTTCCTAGTTATCTGCATATAACAATTTATTAGCATAAACAGCAGTATTTGACTTGCCATGCAACCAAGACAAGGAAATGCACTTACAAATATTCCTATTACCAAAGAAGAGAAGATTTTGCATGTCAAACAGCTCAGGCAACATTAACGCGAAGTTAATATGACAAGAAACATCAAAACCaccaaaagaaatataaaatgcaTAAAGCGAATTCCACGCAATAGTATAACCATTAGAGTATCCAGATTAGCATGAATAGCTCAAAACCAATATTTGCATCAGCAGGCATTAAAATAAGTCAAAATTGTGTAAATGCTCCTAAACACAGCTAGGGTTATcatctgaaaattttattatcaaacaAAGGAGAATCCCACTCTTAAACTTTCTTTTATCTTCAAAAGTTAGCAgttaattttactaaaaaaatcaaCTGTCAATTGTCTTTCAAACAGCAAATGATCTAATAATGCAATGCATTCTATAAAGAAAACTTAGATTTATCCCTGGTGAGCAAAACACAatattcaaagaaaaaaaaaaacctttgaaGTACACTTGGATGAATACTAACTTTAAATTGGTGTACATGCCAATATAAGTATATCAAGTTGCTGTAAgcaaaagagtgaaaaaaatcCCAATGGGAACATTCTACAGAATCCCTATACAAAGCAATATGACAACTTCCACTAAATTGAGAAAATAGAGATTCACATACCATCAATCTTCTTATAAATGAAATCATTTGGGAATGGCGGATTGAGTGATTTGGCCACAATTAAGATGTGGGTGATGTTCAAGTTCTTCAAGGCCTGCTTGTTTAGTGCCGCTCCAACAGAACCCAAGTAAAGACCCTACGACATTACAAATCCATTAAGTCGTTCCATAAAAATCCATCATATGTGCAACATGAAGGGGGaggaatgaaagaaaaataagagaaagaacagaagaacaagaaaaaatagCTCCCAAATACCTCCTCGATCTGGCAGGGGACCTTTTCCTCTTTGGCATACCTAACCGCACACAAGGCCTGAATGATCGCCGCCTTTTCCAAGTTCAGATACGACATCAGATAATGTTGCTGCAGGAAGAAATATAGAGCTATTCGTAGCATCAATTGTTCTTGAATTTAATAGCCTTCTTTTCTTTGCTAAAGGAAAGAAGGACAAAGGGAAGGAGTAAATCATCGACCAGGATGATTTTTATATCTCAggaacttaattaaaaaaaaaaaacaaacagccCACTAAAGAGCTTAACTGCAAAATCACTGATTTTGAAGGGATTATGAGTCAAATTTCATATCCTTATTTGGAGACATATTTCGTCTAGATTAGGCTTGATCTCCAGTTATTAGgatatatttaattactacAAGCAAATCACTATTACGTGCATGCAAAAAAATGGTTGATCTCTCTAAACTTCTGATGCCATGTTCACTTAATACGCCACCAATTTCCTCCTGAGGTAAAAATGCTTTTCTAGTATAGCAAATTAGTTCAACTGCGAAGAATATGCATCCTTGTGACTAATAATGGAGATTTATTACGAAGCTTCCAAATAATTAGACCAAAGTAAGTGATATAAACTCTTCCATGAATGGCATAGAGGCAAACACAGAATCTACTCTAACAAAGGAAAGGAACTGTCcctatgataaaaaattttcttgtcACAGGCTCCAGAGGAGCCAATTTAAACTCTTATCCAGGCACATTTAACAAAGGTGACACAGAAATGCTGAACACAGTGCTGTTGTTTAGTCGAGCTGAACACAGAAGATCGTTCTTCCTACTGTATTCTCTTTCTATTGTGAAGGTTATTAATAAGTAAAGATCCATGTTATTCTTTAAAATGCTTAAGTATCTCGTTCCACATATCTCTTCTCGTTTCTTCACGGGCCATTTATAAGTTAGCAGGCGTGGCACAAAAGAAGTCTATGACTGAGTACCAAGAACCTAGAAACTCCATAATTTGAGAATTTTAACAAATGATAACTTAGTCGAAACACACTATCCTTAAATTTTGGAATTGTCAAAATCTGTCGAACATTAAACCTACAACAAGAAGAACTTTTAACCTACAACAAGAAAAGGATGTTGAATTCAAGTACTAGTATactgttctctttttttttttatagagataatacAATTAGGAGCAAAAAATGTTACTGCAAAGCAGGGATTTGTTTGTGTACAATTTAACAACTGGGAAAGTTTGCCACTCTCATATGAAAAAATAGGCAACAGACTATGAGGATATCATACAGATGCTCAACGAGAGATACCAATTTGATTAAACTGCCTAGATGTTATGCATTACAGGATACAAGCCTTCTTGTGTACAAAAATGTGCCTGCATAACTTTTAAACTGCCTACAAAGGAAATATTCATAAATCCAATAACTGTTGAAATCAACTATTCATAGTTCATCATAGACATGCGGAATTTCCACATGAGGAACTGCATTATCCTGGGTTCCCGCTGCCAATCTCTGGACATCTTGAATGACATGTTCATTTGCTATAAACCTGATCTAATAGCATCCACAAGTTTCCTTTGTAACGTCAACAAGCCAATCCTTTTCGAGACAACATACAACACCGCAGACAAGAATATGAGAAACCCAATTACCAGAATGACCCTGTCAATAACATCCTGATGCTGCATTGTGGAGAGCAAGCGGCGGGTACGCATCAGCAAAGAGCGATGCCCTTTGTACTCACTCTCAGCCTTCCTAAGGACACTTGTTGATTCCTCAAAGGTTGCTAATGTGCTAGAACTTCTTTCCACCTCCTGAACCATCAGCTGACGAGTCCGGCGGAGGCTCTCAGTGATACTTTCTGCAGCAGAAGTCATCCCAGCCTTTGTCTGTAAATCACGTCTGCGGATGGTAGACTCTTCCCCACCTCCTAAAAGCAGCTCTCTTTCTTCTTGAGCAGCTTTCCTGATGTTCTGTTTCGCCTGCAGATTCGCATTCCTCAAGCTCATATGCAGCTTGTTGTACTGTTCCTTCCAGGACTCTAGAGTGGATTGGCCACGCTGCACCTCGTCTGGTGTGGGCAACTGCTGGGCGAGGAGATCGAGCTTGCACTGCATCGATCTGAGCGAGGCGAGCCCGTCCTGCGCCGAGGCGTTCAACCGCGGGAGCGAGTTTGCCTCCTTCGTCCCCCTCCCGAATCTCCCGCAACCCTCGATCACCGCGATCCGCTCTCGGATTTGCGCCGCGGTTTCGTCCCATTCCCTTTTCAGGCCCTCCACAGCTAACGCAACCTCGTCCATGGCGACCTCGTCGGAGAgacaacgacgacgacaacgacgacgatgatTATACTGCGGAATCGCAGTGTTCTCTAGTAGCTTAAGCTATGCTTTTGGAGAAATACGGTTGTTCCACGTAGTACCTGAGTTCGAGCATGTAGCCCATCCCCCATTAACTAAATAAAGAATCTTTTAAAAAGTCACAAGCCATTAAAACACTGTTCTGTTGCCGCTTAAagcccgtttgttttggtgtaagtggagtgatggaactcaagttccatcacttccgttatttgttttggtgtaagtgaaaaatatattgtaactcAAGTAacgttagagctccacttcacctactctcgacttcctctTTTAAAGTGTCGAACTtgacttccaccacactcaacctcctctaaaaaattaattaaacaataaaacctaaactctacttcttttataatgggttagaattaccttatttataataaattaggattatctttaaataataataaaaaatttaattatataataggttaaaatttatagtggtaaattaataactatatttaggagataatgggatccacttacttacatcaaaacaaacaacggaactcaaaaaattaagtttaccagcaccaagttacatcaaaacaaacaaaacaaacagaagaagtaattgaatttaactttcagactgtACGAGTTACgtaaaaacaaacaacaaaaagataatcacacttcagaaaaactcaaacaccactaaaCTTGACTTGCGTTGGATCtacagattcgtcaatccaaacgccccttTAAGCTTCTATAGCAGTTGTTTCGCAACAATTAGTCTCATCCAGTACAATTTACATCAAACAGACCCTAAATCCTAGTTGTGCAAATCCACATATCAGCGATCTTAGAATCTGAGTGAAGGATCAATCTGGTTTCTCATCAAAGCACGATGCTAGCAACAAAAGCCCTAGAATAGCGCCGTAGCTTCAGATTTACAGGATCGATCATGCGATTCTACCAAGTCAACGGGGAAGGTGCGATCGTTTCAAAGGAAgcgggaggagagagagaggggggggagagagagagatgtaccAGAGAGCGATGGAGGCgacgagggaggaggaggaagacgacgacgacgacgacgacgacgacgatgatgccGCGGCGAATAAAATGgctcaaaaagaaaaggaagggaCGGGGAAGGACTACGAGAGAGAAATCACCAACAAATTTACTGTTCAATTCGCCCCCTTCGGTTTACTTCGTTTTCGCTTTACctcttttgatttaaaatattacacAGAATATATTtgatgtaaaaaataatattattttctatatgtttattaaacagtaaattttagggtaaactttaaataccaccctgCGATTTCGCTCTTCTTACTATAGTATCccgtgatttaaaatatatcaatttagtatatgtgagtttattttatttttttcgtcaacctttttattaactttttattaaatcacatataaaaaaattcagatacctGACATATAGCTTaccgaatattcactttagtattctttagttttaattttattactaatttaatgaaaaaaaattaataaaagggataataaaaaataaaataaaaccatatggtaTGAAAGTGAGACGCTTTAAATtacaagatactaaaatgagaaagtacggaACGAGAAtggtgatatttaaaattttttcaatttaaaaaaataaaaagtaaacttCAATTCGCCCCCTTCGGTTTACTTCGTTTTCACTTAAccattttttgatttaaaatattacacAGAATATATTTGATgtaagaaataatattattttttgtttgtttatttgacagtaaatttttttttcaaaaatatatttttataaatttgaaaaaaatagggCGTTTctattttttgcaattttttttgatgaaaaataaaaattcgaagAATCGGCAGTCCACAAGATCCCATGAGAGCTCGTGGACAGCGTGAGAGGAGGTCACCCATTATCTAATAAATTGTTATATAATATTTACTTAGAAATAAATACATGTATAGCATTACATTCTAGTATtgcatattatattatattatattatattagtttctttaatttttagaaaaaatattagttgtacattttcaaatgggGTGTATGATATATATTCCACTCAtctaatatagaaaaaatttactAGTTTCATCGATATgactagtaaaaaaatattttcatcatAGAATGAAAGAGATATACATCATACAGTCCCTTTGGATGTATGTGTAGCATTGCTTAAAGATAATTTAGTCAATTAACCATTTTCATTAACGCCGTAATTCTCTCTGACAAtaatcagaaaagaaaaataagaagtgAGTATTTACAG from Ananas comosus cultivar F153 linkage group 23, ASM154086v1, whole genome shotgun sequence includes these protein-coding regions:
- the LOC109728118 gene encoding uncharacterized protein LOC109728118 yields the protein MDEVALAVEGLKREWDETAAQIRERIAVIEGCGRFGRGTKEANSLPRLNASAQDGLASLRSMQCKLDLLAQQLPTPDEVQRGQSTLESWKEQYNKLHMSLRNANLQAKQNIRKAAQEERELLLGGGEESTIRRRDLQTKAGMTSAAESITESLRRTRQLMVQEVERSSSTLATFEESTSVLRKAESEYKGHRSLLMRTRRLLSTMQHQDVIDRVILVIGFLIFLSAVLYVVSKRIGLLTLQRKLVDAIRSGL
- the LOC109728119 gene encoding dual specificity protein phosphatase 1-like, with the protein product MSYLNLEKAAIIQALCAVRYAKEEKVPCQIEEGLYLGSVGAALNKQALKNLNITHILIVAKSLNPPFPNDFIYKKIDVLDSPDTNLEEYFDECFNFIDEAKRAGGNVLVHCFAGRSRSVTIVIAYLMKTHHISLSRALELVRRKRPHVAPNEGFMIQLKNFEKSLGVTQDPNSQISARS